The Glycine soja cultivar W05 chromosome 6, ASM419377v2, whole genome shotgun sequence genome has a window encoding:
- the LOC114417118 gene encoding auxin-induced protein 15A-like, whose translation MGFRLTGIRKASKAADAPKGYLAFYVGEKLKRFVIPVSYLNQPSFQDLLSQAEEEFGYDHPMGGLTIPCSEDVFQRITSCLN comes from the coding sequence ATGGGTTTTCGTTTAACTGGCATCAGAAAGGCATCAAAAGCGGCGGACGCACCAAAAGGCTATCTTGCATTCTATGTCGGAGAGAAATTGAAGCGGTTTGTGATTCCCGTATCATACTTGAACCAACCTTCATTCCAGGACTTGTTGAGTCAAGCTGAGGAAGAGTTTGGATATGATCATCCCATGGGTGGCCTCACAATTCCTTGCAGTGAAGATGTCTTCCAACGTATAACTTCTTGCTTGAATTGA
- the LOC114417115 gene encoding auxin-induced protein 6B-like yields MGFRLPGIRKASVSAKQASSKAVDVEKGYLAVYVGEKMRRFVIPISYLNKPSFQDLLSQAEEEFGYHHPNGGLTIPCSEDVFQHITSFLN; encoded by the coding sequence ATGGGTTTTCGTTTGCCTGGTATCAGAAAGGCATCAGTTTCTGCAAAGCAAGCATCTTCGAAAGctgtggatgtggaaaagggCTACCTTGCAGTCTATGTCGGAGAGAAAATGAGGCGGTTTGTGATCCCCATATCTTACTTGAACAAACCCTCATTCCAGGACTTGTTAAGTCAGGCTGAGGAAGAGTTTGGATATCATCATCCCAACGGTGGCCTCACAATTCCTTGCAGTGAAGATGTCTTCCAACATATAACTTCTTTCTTGAATTAA
- the LOC114414236 gene encoding auxin-induced protein 10A5 — protein MGFRIAGIVRRTSFYTTQAASKRVDVPKGYAAVYVGDKMRRFTIPVSYLNEPSFQELLSQAEEEFGYDHPMGGLTIPCKEEEFLNVTAHLNEL, from the coding sequence ATGGGTTTTCGCATAGCAGGTATTGTTAGGCGGACTTCGTTTTATACAACCCAAGCAGCCTCCAAGAGGGTGGACGTACCAAAAGGCTATGCTGCAGTCTATGTTGGAGATAAGATGAGACGGTTCACAATTCCAGTATCATACTTGAACGAACCTTCATTTCAAGAATTACTCAGTCAAGCAGAAGAAGAATTCGGATACGATCATCCAATGGGTGGTCTAACAATACCATGCAAGGAAGAGGAGTTCCTAAACGTTACCGCTCACTTGAATGAGCTGTAA
- the LOC114417123 gene encoding auxin-induced protein 10A5, translating to MGFRIAGIVRRTSFYTTQAASKRVDVPKGYAAVYVGDKMRRFTIPVSYLNEPSFQELLSQAEEEFGYDHPMGGLTIPCKEEEFLNVTAHLNEL from the coding sequence ATGGGTTTTCGCATAGCAGGTATTGTTAGGCGGACTTCGTTTTATACAACCCAAGCAGCCTCCAAGAGGGTTGACGTACCAAAAGGCTATGCTGCAGTCTATGTTGGAGATAAGATGAGACGGTTCACAATTCCAGTATCATACTTGAACGAACCTTCATTTCAAGAATTACTCAGTCAAGCAGAAGAAGAATTCGGATACGATCATCCAATGGGTGGTCTAACAATACCATGCAAAGAAGAGGAGTTCCTAAACGTTACCGCTCACTTGAATGAGCTGTAA
- the LOC114417120 gene encoding auxin-induced protein 15A-like, which produces MGFRLPGITKASKAVDAPKGYLAVYVGEKLKRFVIPVSYLNQPSFQDLLSQAEEEFGYDHPMGGLTIPCSEDVFQRITSCLN; this is translated from the coding sequence ATGGGTTTTCGTTTACCTGGCATCACAAAGGCATCAAAAGCAGTGGACGCACCTAAAGGCTATCTTGCAGTCTATGTCGGAGAGAAATTGAAGCGGTTTGTGATTCCCGTATCATACTTGAACCAACCTTCATTTCAGGACTTGTTGAGTCAAGCTGAGGAAGAGTTTGGATATGATCATCCCATGGGTGGCCTCACAATTCCTTGCAGTGAAGATGTCTTCCAACGTATAACTTCTTGCTTGAATTGA
- the LOC114417124 gene encoding auxin-induced protein X10A-like codes for MGFRLPGIRKTSIAANQASSKSVEVPKGYLVVYVGDKMRRFVIPVSYLNQPSFQDLLNQAEEEFGYDHPMGGLTIPCKEDEFLTVTSHLNDL; via the coding sequence ATGGGTTTTCGCTTACCTGGCATCAGGAAGACATCAATTGCTGCAAACCAAGCATCTTCCAAATCTGTGGAGGTGCCAAAGGGCTACCTTGTTGTCTATGTTGGAGACAAAATGAGGCGGTTTGTGATCCCCGTATCATACTTGAACCAACCATCCTTTCAAGATTTGTTGAATCAAGCTGAGGAAGAATTCGGGTATGACCATCCAATGGGCGGTCTAACAATACCATGCAAGGAGGATGAGTTCCTAACCGTCACCTCTCACTTGAATGACCTGTAA
- the LOC114416338 gene encoding auxin-induced protein 10A5-like has protein sequence MPEQTLGCQVGNLVATNSEGEKIMGFRIAGIVRRTSFYTTQAASKRVDVPKGYAAVYVGDKMRRFTIPVSYLNKPSFQELLSQAEEEFGYDHPMGGLTIPCKEEEFLNVTAHLNEL, from the exons ATGCCTGAACAAACATTAGGTTGTCAGGTGGGTAATTTGGTGGCCACTAACTCAGAAGGTGAG AAAATAATGGGTTTTCGCATAGCAGGTATTGTTAGGCGGACTTCGTTTTATACAACCCAAGCAGCCTCCAAGAGGGTTGACGTACCAAAAGGCTATGCTGCAGTCTATGTTGGAGATAAGATGAGACGGTTCACAATTCCAGTATCATACTTGAACAAACCTTCATTTCAAGAATTACTCAGTCAAGCAGAAGAAGAATTCGGATACGATCATCCAATGGGTGGTCTAACAATACCATGCAAAGAAGAGGAATTCCTAAACGTTACCGCTCACTTGAATGAGCTGTAA